In Bradysia coprophila strain Holo2 unplaced genomic scaffold, BU_Bcop_v1 contig_24, whole genome shotgun sequence, one genomic interval encodes:
- the LOC119077767 gene encoding odorant receptor 94b-like, with translation MFSIELDEALQRIVKIYYRMGIWQRDEESNYRKIGMKMFYTFFGALFLIFFATNAFLCDDRNESIFSVQISITAAILYVKTLYVLFNKQEILAFLYDPIVVHSIENREEYDETVKKINKFMNFVRPYCLAIFLTVPLLIVIKLPIFSTDKGLPLFISFSWNHSEIIYWFAYLLVSLSGFLYATMNLITILIWYMMLNYSIEYDLLGNKLRKLGVVKKTISKIAKKQKEFRSTQRSGFVEDLIVLVKAHRNLTETVERFRSFFSPIFLFQITTSGIIICTSVYSLAFTSNQNIVQPVFYVVVLLYAIFDIFLVMYLANDITVTSDRLSYCLFESNWIEQTQSCKKYVLIMGEMLKQPQQLVVLIYPMNLESFMTIVNGAYSMFNILKSLQ, from the exons atgttttcgattgaACTGGACGAAGCGCTTCAGCGAATTGTGAAAATATATTACCGAATGGGAATATGGCAAAGGGACGAAGAGTCCAATTACCGTAAAATcggaatgaaaatgttttacaccTTTTTTGGTGCACTTTTCCTGATATTCTTCGCAACTAACGCTTTTCTATGTGATGATCGTAATGAATCTATATTTTCAGTACAGATTTCAATTACTGCGGCGATTTTATACGTGAAAACTTTGTACGTCCTGTTTAACAAACAAGAAATCCTCGCATTTTTATATGATCCGATCGTTGttcattcaattgaaaatcgtgAAGAATATGACGAAACAGTCAAAAAGATCAACAAATTCATGAATTTCGTACGGCCATATTGTCTGGCAATATTTTTAACTGTTCCATTGCTGATTGTAATAAAGTTGCCAATATTCTCCACCGATAAAGGCTTGCCTCTTTTTATCAGTTTCTCATGGAACCATtcggaaattatttattggttCGCGTATTTGTTGGTGTCATTGTCAGGTTTCTTGTACGCTACAATGAACTTGATAACCATACTAATTTGGTACATGATGTTAAATTACTCTATTGAGTACGATCTGTTGGGaaataaattgagaaaattaggTGTGGTGAAGAAAACCATTTCGAAGATAGCCAAAAAACAGAAAGAATTCAGGTCGACACAACGAAGTGGGTTCGTTGaagatttaattgttttggTAAAAGCTCATCGGAACTTGACCGA AACAGTAGAGCGATTCAGATCCTTTTTCTCaccgatatttttgtttcaaatcacAACCAGTGGCATCATTATTTGTACCTCAGTTTACAGCTTAGCCTTT ACTTCGAACCAAAACATCGTTCAACCAGTATTTTATGTGGTTGTGCTGCTCTACgcaatttttgatatttttttggttatgtaCCTGGCGAATGACATTACCGTTACAAGCGACCGACTGTCTTACTGCTTATTTGAGTCAAATTGGATTGAGCAGACACAATCGTGTAAGAAATATGTTCTCATCATGGGCGAGATGTTGAAGCAACCTCAACAACTTGTCGTCTTGATATATCCAATGAACCTGGAATCTTTTATGACG ATTGTCAACGGTGCCTACAGCATGTTCAACATCTTAAAAAGCCTTcaataa